One Gloeocapsopsis sp. IPPAS B-1203 DNA window includes the following coding sequences:
- a CDS encoding glycosyl hydrolase, producing MKRLCKIISSLFACTLPFTSFTQPASADTLLGAYYGNQGWEMGNVQALETWQVKKNAITNLFTNWCNQTSTQDNLFNHQLPYIWNNQNVPMITWEPYLCSASSTPNNIEVQIAQGKYDKYINNWTNRLKTFLSGPDGVYNTSDDRRVYIRLGHEMNGSWYPWGAAMGNNSPSDYVNMWKRVKGILDSKGLGANHVQWVWTVNNDDVGGYSAESYYPGDAYVDWIAIDGYNWGTSQSWSNWQTPQQVFGPMINRLRAISNRPLTITEFATTTSTSSGNSVTAKEQWITDVFNYATAQNIKMLLWFNEDKETDWAVFGGSRGDGTFMYGSQTYITNSAYSSSVADSQFMPSNHNNPRLLTDAQFTGQ from the coding sequence ATGAAACGCTTGTGCAAAATTATTAGTAGTTTGTTTGCTTGTACACTTCCTTTTACCTCTTTTACTCAACCTGCATCTGCTGATACATTGCTTGGTGCTTACTACGGCAATCAAGGTTGGGAAATGGGTAACGTCCAGGCATTAGAAACCTGGCAAGTCAAGAAAAATGCGATAACTAACCTCTTCACAAATTGGTGTAACCAAACCTCAACCCAAGATAACTTGTTTAACCACCAACTTCCCTACATTTGGAACAATCAAAATGTACCAATGATTACTTGGGAACCTTATTTGTGTTCAGCTTCATCAACTCCCAACAATATTGAAGTCCAAATAGCACAAGGTAAATACGACAAGTACATCAACAACTGGACCAACAGATTGAAAACCTTTCTCAGTGGTCCTGATGGCGTTTACAATACCAGTGACGATCGCCGCGTCTATATCCGCTTAGGTCATGAGATGAATGGTTCTTGGTATCCTTGGGGTGCAGCAATGGGCAATAATTCACCCAGTGACTACGTGAATATGTGGAAGCGCGTTAAGGGAATTTTGGATAGCAAAGGACTGGGTGCGAACCATGTACAGTGGGTTTGGACAGTCAACAACGATGATGTTGGTGGTTATAGTGCCGAGTCATATTACCCTGGTGATGCTTATGTTGATTGGATAGCGATCGATGGCTACAACTGGGGTACAAGTCAATCATGGTCAAATTGGCAAACACCACAGCAAGTTTTCGGACCGATGATTAATCGTTTACGCGCTATTTCAAATCGACCGCTGACAATTACCGAGTTTGCTACTACTACATCAACAAGTTCCGGTAACAGCGTCACAGCAAAAGAACAGTGGATTACTGATGTGTTCAACTATGCCACTGCACAAAACATCAAGATGTTGCTTTGGTTTAATGAAGACAAAGAAACTGACTGGGCAGTATTTGGTGGAAGTCGAGGTGATGGCACATTTATGTATGGTTCTCAAACTTATATCACCAACTCCGCCTACAGTTCATCAGTTGCAGATAGTCAATTTATGCCATCGAATCACAACAATCCCCGTTTGCTAACAGATGCCCAATTCACTGGTCAATAG
- a CDS encoding DUF3466 family protein: MKLFKVSLALASLAILVAAQSTRADSQSYSIADVGSLTQSGYGRATDINNTGQIVGTATSAQRYYNNRAFVYNDGQITALGIPGKSIYSYAQSINDSGDIVGYWTTPSENSRGFIYSNQKITNLGKDTYAQSINNLGAIAGYMTTTDGHRAFVYSNGQMSNLGTFPGGADSYAQAINDSGDIVGYAETASGNYHAFVYRDGQMVDIGTLAGGDRSEANGINNSGYIVGYSSTAEGNRAFLYKEGRTIDLGTLDNNINSVAYGINDSGQIVGSSGNSRGPSVAFLYSNGKMIDLNSLLPKNSGWLLTEARDINNRGQITGIGIINGQNRAFLMNPTTRP, translated from the coding sequence ATGAAACTTTTCAAGGTTAGCCTTGCTTTAGCAAGCCTTGCCATCTTGGTTGCTGCTCAGTCTACACGTGCTGATAGCCAAAGCTACTCGATAGCTGATGTTGGCAGTTTAACTCAAAGCGGCTATGGTCGAGCCACTGATATCAATAACACAGGTCAAATCGTAGGTACTGCAACTTCTGCGCAACGTTATTACAATAACCGTGCCTTTGTTTACAATGACGGACAAATTACCGCTCTTGGTATCCCTGGAAAAAGTATCTATAGCTATGCGCAAAGTATTAACGATTCGGGTGACATTGTCGGTTATTGGACGACTCCTAGCGAAAACTCGCGCGGTTTCATTTACAGCAATCAGAAAATTACCAATTTAGGTAAAGACACTTATGCTCAAAGTATCAATAACTTAGGTGCGATCGCAGGCTACATGACAACCACTGATGGTCATCGTGCGTTTGTCTACAGTAACGGTCAGATGAGCAATTTAGGTACGTTTCCAGGTGGTGCAGATAGTTATGCACAAGCAATTAATGACTCTGGAGACATTGTAGGCTATGCCGAAACAGCAAGTGGTAACTATCATGCTTTTGTTTATCGCGATGGTCAAATGGTTGACATAGGGACGCTTGCAGGTGGCGATCGCAGCGAAGCAAACGGCATCAACAACTCTGGTTACATTGTCGGTTATTCCAGTACAGCAGAGGGAAATCGTGCCTTTCTTTATAAAGAAGGTCGGACGATCGATCTTGGCACTCTTGATAACAACATCAATAGTGTTGCTTATGGAATTAATGATTCAGGTCAAATTGTTGGTAGTTCAGGAAATAGTCGCGGACCAAGTGTTGCCTTTCTCTACAGCAACGGTAAAATGATCGACTTAAATAGCTTGCTACCAAAAAACTCTGGCTGGTTGCTGACTGAGGCGCGTGACATCAATAATCGCGGGCAGATTACAGGTATTGGCATCATCAACGGTCAAAATCGTGCCTTTTTAATGAATCCTACTACACGTCCTTAA